One [Clostridium] saccharolyticum WM1 DNA segment encodes these proteins:
- a CDS encoding ABC transporter permease codes for MLKYLGKRIARSFLTLIIILTAVFCLLRLMPIEGYFQNFDKMTPQQIQVGLKEMGLTDPLPLQVIHFFKDLLHGNLGVSRIYRSNVPVSDILADKVPVSVKLGVWSMVVSLLVGLPMGALMARYKYRWFDRVGTLFIVCIQAVPAAVYFLYIQLYGTRLMGVGLLFQIDNPKYWVLPVVSMSLGNIAFYGMWLRRYMVDESNKDYVKLAKAKGMSEGGVMFKHIFRNAFVPLAQYIPTAFLNTVIGSIYIESLYSIPGMGGLLVTVIKKHDNTMVQGIVLLYACVGVLGLLLGDLLMVMLDPRISLGKKVGDR; via the coding sequence ATGTTAAAGTATTTAGGTAAAAGAATCGCACGTTCATTTCTTACGCTGATCATCATTCTGACCGCGGTATTCTGTTTGCTTCGCCTGATGCCCATTGAAGGATATTTCCAGAATTTTGACAAGATGACGCCTCAGCAGATCCAGGTGGGTCTTAAGGAAATGGGTCTTACGGATCCGCTTCCGCTCCAGGTGATCCACTTCTTTAAAGACCTTCTTCATGGGAATCTGGGCGTGTCCAGGATCTACCGTTCCAATGTTCCAGTATCAGATATTCTGGCGGATAAAGTCCCTGTTTCTGTGAAACTGGGTGTCTGGTCCATGGTTGTTTCCCTGCTTGTGGGTCTGCCCATGGGAGCTCTGATGGCACGGTATAAATACAGGTGGTTCGACCGGGTCGGAACCCTGTTTATTGTATGCATCCAGGCAGTTCCTGCAGCCGTTTATTTTCTCTATATCCAGCTTTACGGAACCAGGCTGATGGGAGTTGGCTTGCTCTTCCAGATTGATAATCCCAAGTACTGGGTTCTTCCGGTGGTGTCCATGTCTCTTGGTAATATTGCTTTTTACGGCATGTGGCTGAGACGGTATATGGTAGATGAGAGCAATAAGGATTATGTAAAGCTGGCCAAGGCAAAGGGAATGTCAGAGGGGGGAGTCATGTTTAAGCATATTTTCCGGAATGCTTTTGTTCCCCTGGCCCAGTATATTCCTACCGCATTTTTAAACACGGTAATCGGTTCCATTTATATTGAATCCCTGTACAGCATCCCGGGGATGGGAGGGCTTCTTGTTACGGTGATCAAAAAGCACGATAATACCATGGTCCAGGGGATTGTTCTGCTCTATGCCTGCGTAGGAGTTCTGGGCCTTTTGCTGGGTGACCTGCTTATGGTTATGCTGGATCCCAGAATCAGTCTGGGAAAGAAAGTAGGTGACAGATGA
- a CDS encoding helix-turn-helix domain-containing protein, with amino-acid sequence MYIDFNFSKRLSELRAQKGVSARDMSLSLGQNPTYIHKIENGLALPSMMGFFYICEYLDIEPAEFFSHGISSPSKVRELMEDAQHLNREQLDHLHLIVKDLLKSGGKK; translated from the coding sequence ATGTATATAGATTTCAATTTTTCAAAACGCCTTTCAGAGCTTAGAGCCCAAAAGGGTGTATCCGCACGTGATATGAGTCTGTCCCTTGGCCAGAATCCCACATATATCCATAAAATAGAAAATGGACTGGCTCTTCCGTCCATGATGGGCTTCTTTTATATATGCGAATATCTGGATATTGAACCAGCTGAATTTTTCTCCCACGGCATCAGCAGCCCGTCAAAGGTAAGAGAACTAATGGAGGATGCCCAGCACTTAAACAGGGAGCAGCTTGACCACCTACACCTGATCGTAAAGGATCTTTTGAAATCAGGAGGGAAAAAATAA
- the tsaE gene encoding tRNA (adenosine(37)-N6)-threonylcarbamoyltransferase complex ATPase subunit type 1 TsaE, which produces MVVESWKPEETYELGKRMGEKARPSDVYCLNGDLGVGKTVFTQGFAKGLGIMEPVNSPTFTIVNQYEDGRLPFYHFDVYRIGDISEMDEIGYEDCFYGEGVSLIEWSNRIRELLPDHVITITIEKDLEKGFDYRKITVEGI; this is translated from the coding sequence ATGGTAGTAGAAAGCTGGAAGCCAGAAGAGACCTATGAACTTGGGAAAAGAATGGGAGAGAAAGCCAGGCCTTCCGATGTGTACTGTTTAAATGGAGATTTGGGAGTGGGGAAAACCGTATTTACCCAGGGGTTCGCGAAAGGCCTTGGGATCATGGAACCGGTGAACAGCCCTACGTTCACCATAGTAAACCAGTATGAGGATGGACGTCTGCCTTTCTATCATTTTGATGTGTACCGGATCGGCGATATCAGCGAGATGGATGAGATCGGTTATGAGGATTGTTTTTACGGGGAAGGCGTAAGCTTAATTGAATGGTCCAACCGGATCAGAGAGCTTCTTCCTGACCATGTAATAACCATAACCATAGAAAAAGATTTGGAAAAAGGGTTTGATTACAGGAAAATCACCGTGGAGGGAATATAA
- the rimI gene encoding ribosomal protein S18-alanine N-acetyltransferase, producing MIHEMRPEDVFGVSELERICFSDPWSLESVKEGLVSSLDTWLVLKEGGGLLGYCIFRIIAGEGELLRIAVHPEYRGRGLSKKLMDRLVEYSRKKEVMSLSLEVRESNNKARNLYRSYGFKEETIRKNYYRDPQENAVIMWNRRI from the coding sequence TTGATCCATGAAATGCGTCCGGAGGATGTATTTGGAGTCTCTGAACTAGAACGGATCTGCTTTTCCGATCCATGGTCCTTGGAATCCGTGAAAGAGGGCTTAGTAAGCAGCCTTGATACCTGGCTGGTACTTAAAGAGGGGGGGGGCCTGCTTGGCTACTGCATCTTCCGGATCATTGCCGGGGAAGGAGAACTGCTTCGGATCGCCGTTCATCCTGAGTACAGGGGCAGGGGCCTGTCAAAGAAACTTATGGACCGTCTGGTGGAATATTCCAGAAAAAAGGAAGTAATGTCCCTGTCTTTAGAGGTCCGTGAAAGCAATAATAAAGCCAGAAACCTTTATAGATCCTATGGTTTTAAAGAGGAGACCATCCGTAAAAATTATTATCGTGATCCTCAGGAAAATGCCGTCATCATGTGGAACCGCCGGATATGA
- a CDS encoding peptide ABC transporter substrate-binding protein, whose translation MKKRRLIAAVLCTVLAASTALSGCSGKKTTGDGSQAAGKESGAGENGKAAVYTKLYGAEATTLNYLVSPSENDNKIGANCVDTLIEYDSKGQIKPGLATEWTYDDATLTWTLKLREAKWVDNTGTEVADVTAQDFVDAMKYELTPEYESANVQNLFGIIANAEKYYNGLVYNGGADKDGTVWDAIDFSEVGVKAVDEHTLTYTLEKEVPYFLSSLAYVVYMPAYGPQLAELGKDFGTGADKMYYNGAFYLAEFSPQEKHVFKKNPVNYDADVVYIDEIQEIYNAEYNTIGPEMVKRGEVDYAEISSDILDNWMGSEDTKNLISRERPRTSYSYFYSFNFNPQFDAQYEPENWKKAVNNENFRKALFAGLNKSKEVAVLEPATPDDFVINSITPANFTFNADGVDYTAIGDMASLLQTFDETKAKEYRDLAKQELGAEGVTFPVKVLMPYNPSEINWDKECQVVEQQMETLLGTDFIDIIVEAGPADGFLTEVRRGGKFALMKCNWGADYADPETWTDPFYQAKGEDGYDLGYKYGNIAKAIEEGTPSADAALEYFSLVEAAKDIKVDINARYEAFAKAEASLINHAFVLPFSISVSKYLAIKLDVFEGQYAPFGVSNLRYKGQHLQDHYISMDEYKANREANVK comes from the coding sequence ATGAAGAAAAGAAGATTGATAGCTGCAGTTTTATGCACCGTTCTTGCTGCTTCTACAGCATTAAGCGGCTGCAGCGGGAAAAAGACCACTGGAGATGGTTCCCAGGCCGCAGGAAAGGAAAGCGGAGCGGGGGAGAACGGAAAGGCAGCTGTGTATACCAAGCTATATGGCGCTGAGGCAACAACACTGAATTATCTTGTATCCCCTTCGGAAAATGACAATAAAATAGGGGCCAACTGCGTGGATACCCTGATCGAATATGACAGCAAGGGACAGATTAAGCCGGGCCTTGCCACAGAATGGACCTATGACGATGCCACTCTTACATGGACATTAAAACTGCGGGAGGCCAAATGGGTGGACAATACCGGCACCGAGGTTGCAGACGTGACAGCTCAGGATTTTGTTGATGCCATGAAATATGAACTGACTCCTGAGTATGAAAGTGCAAATGTGCAGAATCTATTTGGTATCATAGCCAATGCGGAAAAATATTATAATGGATTGGTATATAACGGCGGAGCGGACAAGGATGGAACGGTCTGGGATGCCATAGATTTTTCAGAAGTAGGAGTAAAGGCAGTTGATGAACATACCCTTACTTATACCCTGGAAAAGGAGGTTCCGTATTTTCTTTCCTCTCTGGCCTATGTCGTATATATGCCGGCTTACGGCCCGCAGCTTGCGGAACTGGGAAAGGATTTCGGTACGGGCGCGGATAAGATGTATTATAACGGTGCGTTTTATTTGGCAGAGTTTTCTCCCCAGGAAAAACATGTCTTTAAAAAGAACCCGGTAAATTATGATGCGGATGTGGTTTACATAGATGAGATCCAGGAGATCTATAATGCGGAATACAATACCATAGGACCGGAAATGGTAAAGCGGGGAGAAGTTGATTATGCGGAAATTTCCTCAGACATCCTGGATAATTGGATGGGCAGTGAGGATACCAAGAATTTAATCAGCCGTGAAAGGCCGAGAACCAGCTACTCCTATTTCTACAGCTTTAACTTTAACCCTCAGTTTGATGCCCAGTATGAACCGGAAAACTGGAAAAAAGCAGTGAATAATGAAAACTTCCGAAAAGCCTTATTTGCCGGCTTAAATAAGTCAAAGGAAGTGGCGGTCTTAGAGCCGGCTACTCCTGACGATTTTGTGATCAATTCCATTACCCCGGCTAACTTTACATTTAATGCAGACGGAGTGGATTACACGGCCATTGGCGATATGGCCTCCCTGTTGCAGACTTTTGATGAGACAAAGGCTAAGGAATACCGAGACCTGGCAAAGCAAGAGCTTGGGGCCGAGGGGGTTACCTTCCCGGTTAAGGTGCTCATGCCCTATAATCCTTCTGAGATCAACTGGGATAAGGAATGCCAGGTTGTAGAACAGCAGATGGAAACCCTTCTTGGTACGGATTTTATTGATATCATCGTGGAGGCCGGTCCTGCGGATGGGTTCTTAACGGAAGTACGCCGAGGGGGCAAGTTTGCCCTGATGAAATGTAACTGGGGTGCTGACTATGCGGACCCTGAGACCTGGACGGACCCATTCTACCAGGCAAAAGGCGAGGATGGTTATGACCTGGGATATAAGTACGGAAACATTGCAAAGGCCATTGAAGAGGGAACCCCTTCCGCTGATGCGGCATTGGAATACTTTTCCCTGGTAGAGGCAGCCAAGGATATAAAAGTGGATATCAATGCCCGCTATGAGGCATTTGCCAAGGCGGAGGCCAGCTTGATCAATCATGCGTTTGTTCTGCCTTTCAGCATTTCCGTCAGCAAATATTTAGCCATTAAGCTGGATGTATTTGAAGGCCAGTATGCGCCCTTTGGTGTATCAAACTTAAGGTATAAGGGGCAGCATCTTCAGGATCATTACATTTCTATGGATGAGTATAAGGCCAACAGAGAAGCCAATGTGAAGTAA
- the ispD gene encoding 2-C-methyl-D-erythritol 4-phosphate cytidylyltransferase, whose protein sequence is MEDRRRTAAVILAAGKGTRMGSQVHKQYMELFGKPLLYYALLAFENSSVDEIVLVTGPGEVRYCREEIVGKYGFSKVTAVTEGGKERYHSVYEGLKAVTNCDYVLVHDGARPCVTGEIIEAASQGARQHKACAVGMPVKDTIKMSDENEFAAITPDRNRLWMIQTPQAFEYELVLRAYEKLMSSEKYQKGVTDDAMVVETMTQEKVKLIRGDYANIKITTPEDMEIAAVLIKRNQRDK, encoded by the coding sequence ATGGAGGACAGGAGGAGAACGGCAGCAGTCATATTGGCAGCAGGAAAAGGAACACGCATGGGCAGCCAGGTACATAAGCAGTACATGGAGCTCTTCGGGAAACCGCTGCTGTATTATGCACTTCTTGCCTTCGAAAACAGTTCGGTAGATGAGATCGTCCTTGTGACCGGACCTGGAGAGGTTAGGTATTGCCGGGAGGAAATCGTAGGAAAATACGGATTCAGCAAGGTGACCGCGGTGACTGAAGGAGGAAAGGAACGATATCATTCTGTATACGAAGGTCTAAAAGCAGTTACAAACTGTGACTATGTTCTGGTTCATGATGGTGCCAGGCCCTGTGTGACCGGAGAGATCATAGAAGCAGCTTCTCAGGGGGCCAGACAACATAAGGCCTGTGCGGTCGGTATGCCTGTAAAAGACACCATTAAGATGTCTGATGAAAATGAATTTGCAGCCATAACACCTGACAGGAACCGCCTTTGGATGATCCAGACCCCTCAGGCCTTTGAATATGAACTGGTACTTCGGGCTTATGAAAAGCTTATGTCTTCGGAAAAGTATCAGAAGGGAGTAACGGATGATGCTATGGTTGTAGAAACCATGACTCAGGAAAAGGTGAAATTGATTCGGGGCGATTATGCCAACATAAAGATAACAACACCGGAGGATATGGAAATTGCCGCAGTGTTGATAAAAAGAAACCAAAGGGATAAATAA
- a CDS encoding ribonuclease Z encodes MLDICLLGTGGMMPLPYRWLTAMMARCDGSDLLIDCGEGTQIALKEKGWSPKPIDIICFTHYHADHISGLPGLLLTMGNAERRSPLTLIGPKGLERVVGALRTIAPELPFELKFIELDQIREQVIIGPYVIDAYRVNHNVVCYGYSISIPRKGRFDVERAYAAGIPQKFWNRLQKGETIEDGERTLTPDMVLGPARRGLKVTYCTDTRPVPVIAEYAREADLFICEGMYGEEGKESKAREYKHMTFYEAARLAKEAQPRQMWLTHYSPSLTRPEEYMEKVREIFPRAKAAKDAWTLELEFDEE; translated from the coding sequence ATGTTGGATATATGTTTGCTGGGAACCGGAGGAATGATGCCTCTGCCATACCGGTGGCTGACAGCCATGATGGCCAGATGCGACGGCAGTGATCTTCTCATTGACTGCGGGGAAGGAACCCAGATTGCGTTAAAGGAAAAGGGCTGGAGCCCGAAACCCATTGACATCATTTGCTTTACCCATTATCACGCCGACCATATCAGCGGTCTTCCGGGACTTCTCCTGACCATGGGAAATGCGGAAAGAAGGTCACCTCTGACTCTTATAGGTCCAAAGGGCTTAGAACGTGTGGTAGGAGCCCTGAGGACCATTGCGCCGGAACTGCCCTTTGAACTGAAATTTATTGAGCTTGACCAGATACGGGAGCAGGTAATCATCGGGCCGTATGTGATCGATGCATACCGGGTGAACCACAATGTGGTCTGCTATGGTTATTCCATTTCCATTCCCAGGAAGGGCCGGTTTGATGTAGAACGGGCCTATGCTGCCGGCATACCCCAGAAATTCTGGAACCGTTTGCAAAAGGGAGAAACCATTGAAGACGGTGAAAGGACGTTAACTCCTGACATGGTCTTAGGCCCGGCAAGGCGCGGGCTTAAGGTTACCTATTGTACGGATACAAGACCGGTTCCTGTAATTGCGGAATATGCAAGGGAGGCGGATCTTTTTATCTGCGAGGGAATGTACGGAGAAGAAGGAAAGGAATCAAAGGCCAGGGAATATAAGCATATGACCTTTTATGAAGCTGCCAGGCTGGCAAAGGAAGCCCAGCCAAGGCAGATGTGGCTGACTCATTACAGCCCCTCCCTTACCAGACCAGAAGAATATATGGAGAAAGTCCGGGAAATTTTTCCCCGCGCAAAAGCGGCAAAAGATGCCTGGACCTTGGAACTGGAATTTGATGAGGAGTGA
- the tsaD gene encoding tRNA (adenosine(37)-N6)-threonylcarbamoyltransferase complex transferase subunit TsaD — protein MKKNHTEEDVYILAIESSCDETAAAVVKNGREILSNVISTQIALHTLYGGVVPEIASRKHIEKINQVIEAALQEAGMCLEDMDAIGVTYGPGLVGALLVGVAGAKAIAYAAGKPLVGVHHIEGHVSANFIEHPDLEPPFLCLIVSGGHTHLVIVKDYGEFEILGRTRDDAAGEAFDKVARAVGLGYPGGPKIDQAAKEGDPHAIKFPRAKVEGSVYDFSFSGLKSAVLNHINHANMMGEEINVADLAASFQNAVVDVLVSHTVEAAREYGFKKVAIAGGVASNSALRKGMSLACEKAGIAFYYPSPVYCTDNAAMIGTAAYYEYINGARAGWDLNAVPNLKLGER, from the coding sequence ATGAAGAAAAATCATACAGAGGAAGATGTCTATATACTTGCAATTGAAAGTTCCTGTGATGAGACGGCGGCAGCCGTGGTAAAAAACGGAAGAGAGATCCTTTCCAATGTGATCTCTACCCAGATCGCCCTGCATACATTATACGGCGGCGTTGTGCCGGAAATCGCATCCAGAAAGCATATTGAAAAAATCAACCAGGTCATAGAAGCTGCCCTTCAGGAGGCTGGGATGTGCCTGGAAGATATGGACGCCATAGGCGTAACTTATGGTCCGGGACTGGTAGGAGCCCTTCTTGTAGGTGTTGCCGGGGCAAAGGCCATTGCCTATGCTGCGGGCAAGCCGTTGGTGGGAGTCCACCATATTGAAGGACATGTATCGGCAAACTTTATTGAACACCCGGATCTGGAGCCGCCATTTTTATGTCTGATCGTTTCGGGAGGCCATACCCATCTTGTGATTGTAAAGGATTATGGAGAATTTGAAATTCTGGGCCGTACCAGAGATGATGCGGCAGGAGAAGCCTTTGACAAGGTGGCAAGAGCGGTGGGCCTTGGATACCCTGGAGGTCCGAAGATTGACCAGGCGGCAAAGGAAGGAGATCCCCATGCCATTAAATTTCCCCGGGCAAAGGTAGAGGGAAGCGTTTACGACTTCAGCTTCAGCGGCTTAAAGTCCGCAGTATTAAACCATATCAACCACGCCAACATGATGGGAGAAGAGATCAATGTGGCCGATCTGGCTGCATCTTTTCAAAATGCGGTGGTGGACGTGCTGGTAAGCCATACAGTGGAAGCGGCAAGGGAATATGGATTTAAAAAGGTAGCCATTGCCGGTGGTGTGGCTTCAAACTCTGCCCTTCGCAAAGGGATGAGCCTTGCCTGTGAGAAAGCAGGAATTGCCTTTTACTATCCGTCCCCTGTTTACTGCACTGATAATGCTGCTATGATTGGTACGGCAGCTTATTATGAGTATATCAATGGAGCCAGAGCTGGCTGGGACTTAAATGCAGTTCCTAATTTAAAACTTGGGGAAAGATAG
- a CDS encoding serine hydrolase, which yields MKDEIIQKLEGLPGKISFLYENLKTGEGFFYHEQEPMLAASVIKLFVMAAAFEKEKKGTFRMNDIFAVKKEDWVPSCGALTYLHDGILVTGMDLVTLMIIFSDNTATNVLIDILGMKEINETIKELGFRQTLLQRKMYDTERAARGIQNYITGYETGRLLKMMYDGTLIDKESSDTMISILKNQQLCSKIPFYLQALPESPEIAHKTGEDTGITHDVGIVYGKEPFLVCFCGNETDTPAFERIMAEISLELYREANKGIQEIEGE from the coding sequence ATGAAGGATGAAATAATACAGAAGCTGGAAGGGCTTCCCGGAAAAATCAGCTTTTTATATGAGAATTTAAAGACAGGTGAAGGTTTTTTTTATCATGAGCAGGAACCCATGCTGGCGGCAAGCGTAATCAAGCTGTTTGTCATGGCGGCTGCATTTGAAAAGGAAAAGAAGGGAACCTTCCGTATGAATGATATATTTGCTGTGAAAAAGGAGGATTGGGTTCCTTCCTGCGGTGCCCTCACCTATCTTCATGACGGGATTCTGGTCACAGGCATGGATCTTGTCACTTTAATGATAATTTTCAGCGACAACACGGCAACTAATGTTTTGATTGATATACTTGGTATGAAAGAAATCAATGAAACAATCAAAGAGCTTGGGTTCCGGCAGACGCTTCTTCAGAGAAAAATGTACGACACAGAAAGGGCGGCCAGAGGGATCCAGAACTACATAACCGGGTATGAAACGGGCAGGCTTTTAAAAATGATGTATGACGGGACTCTTATAGATAAGGAGTCCAGTGATACGATGATTTCTATTTTGAAAAATCAACAGCTTTGCAGCAAGATTCCATTTTATCTCCAGGCTCTTCCGGAAAGTCCGGAGATCGCCCACAAAACAGGGGAGGATACAGGAATCACTCATGATGTGGGTATCGTCTATGGAAAGGAACCGTTTTTGGTTTGTTTCTGCGGAAATGAGACGGATACTCCTGCTTTTGAGAGAATCATGGCTGAAATTTCCCTGGAATTATACAGGGAAGCCAATAAAGGAATTCAGGAAATAGAGGGAGAATAA
- a CDS encoding dipeptide epimerase yields the protein MKIVKIETAKVSIPLVTPFKTALRTVDSVNDIVVRVTTDDGNTGFGEAPPTAVITGDTQGSILSAIQEFIAPALIGMEIENLDGIMKKLHGCILKNSSAKAAVDMAVYDLFAKSCKKPLYKILGGGRGEIETDLTISVNGIEEMVNDSRKAVSQGFRILKIKVGKEGRTDVERIQAIRKAVGPDIKLRIDANQGWSAKEAVRIIRTLEDMGIDMDLVEQPVNAHDFEGMKFVTSQVYTPILADESVFSPEDAIRIIGERAADLINIKLMKTGGIYEALKICSIAESFGIECMIGCMLESKISVSAAAHLAAGKGIITRADLDGPSLCREDPYTGGPVFDGPKIFMNEDPGLGISKVPAFGDCWNKIK from the coding sequence ATGAAGATAGTAAAAATAGAGACGGCAAAGGTCAGCATTCCCCTTGTGACGCCATTTAAAACAGCCCTTAGAACGGTTGACAGCGTAAATGATATTGTAGTCAGAGTTACAACGGATGATGGGAATACAGGATTCGGGGAGGCTCCTCCCACTGCGGTGATCACAGGAGATACTCAGGGCTCCATTCTTTCTGCCATCCAGGAATTTATTGCTCCGGCATTGATTGGCATGGAAATTGAAAATCTGGACGGAATCATGAAGAAGCTTCATGGCTGCATATTAAAGAACAGTTCCGCAAAGGCAGCGGTAGATATGGCTGTTTATGATCTTTTTGCAAAGTCCTGTAAGAAACCCCTATATAAGATTTTAGGAGGCGGACGGGGAGAGATTGAAACGGATCTGACGATCAGTGTCAATGGCATTGAAGAGATGGTTAATGACAGCCGAAAGGCCGTTTCACAAGGCTTTCGCATCTTGAAAATCAAGGTAGGGAAAGAGGGAAGAACAGATGTGGAGCGGATCCAGGCGATCCGAAAAGCGGTGGGGCCGGATATTAAACTGCGTATTGATGCCAACCAGGGCTGGTCCGCCAAGGAGGCAGTCCGGATCATCAGGACGCTGGAAGATATGGGAATTGACATGGACCTGGTGGAACAGCCGGTAAATGCCCATGACTTTGAAGGAATGAAGTTTGTGACCAGTCAGGTATACACCCCAATTCTGGCAGATGAGAGTGTTTTTTCTCCGGAGGATGCCATACGGATCATTGGGGAACGGGCGGCTGATCTCATCAATATTAAGCTGATGAAAACCGGGGGGATTTATGAGGCCTTAAAAATATGCTCCATTGCGGAAAGCTTTGGAATAGAATGCATGATCGGATGCATGCTGGAAAGCAAGATCTCAGTCAGCGCAGCGGCTCATCTGGCGGCCGGAAAGGGGATCATTACCCGGGCTGACTTAGATGGTCCATCTCTTTGCAGGGAAGACCCTTATACCGGAGGGCCTGTTTTTGACGGACCTAAGATATTTATGAATGAAGATCCAGGCTTGGGGATCAGTAAGGTTCCTGCATTTGGTGATTGCTGGAATAAAATAAAATAA
- the tsaB gene encoding tRNA (adenosine(37)-N6)-threonylcarbamoyltransferase complex dimerization subunit type 1 TsaB, whose protein sequence is MRILGIESSSLVASVAVVEDEVMTAEYTVNFKRTHSQTLLPMLDEIVKMVDLDLGTIDAIAVSGGPGSFTGLRIGSATGKGLGLALKKPLISVPTVDAMAYNLYGSAYTVCPIMDARRNQVYTGIYDNRTGFSVIKEQCAMDIEELAEELNAAGQKVIFLGDGVPVYKKQIQQKMTVPFLFAPAHLNRQRAAAVAALGCKYYEEGKTLTAAEHAPVYLRKPQAEREREEYLSK, encoded by the coding sequence ATGAGGATACTTGGAATTGAAAGCTCGTCTTTGGTGGCTTCCGTTGCCGTGGTGGAGGACGAGGTGATGACTGCGGAATATACCGTTAATTTTAAGAGGACCCATTCCCAGACCCTTCTTCCCATGCTGGATGAAATTGTAAAAATGGTGGACCTGGACTTAGGAACCATTGATGCCATTGCTGTTTCCGGAGGTCCGGGTTCCTTTACCGGACTTCGGATCGGCTCTGCCACTGGCAAGGGCCTTGGCCTTGCATTAAAGAAGCCTCTGATTTCCGTGCCGACCGTGGATGCCATGGCTTATAACTTATACGGCAGCGCCTATACCGTCTGCCCCATTATGGATGCCAGGAGGAATCAGGTTTACACGGGCATTTATGACAACAGGACGGGCTTTTCCGTGATTAAGGAACAATGTGCCATGGACATTGAAGAATTGGCAGAAGAATTAAATGCAGCCGGGCAAAAGGTGATATTCTTAGGAGACGGCGTCCCTGTATACAAAAAACAGATACAACAAAAAATGACGGTTCCCTTCCTGTTCGCTCCGGCTCATTTAAACCGGCAGCGGGCTGCAGCAGTGGCAGCTCTGGGCTGTAAGTATTATGAGGAAGGAAAGACTCTTACGGCAGCAGAGCATGCTCCTGTTTATTTAAGAAAACCTCAGGCGGAGCGGGAACGGGAGGAGTATCTTTCTAAATGA
- a CDS encoding YcxB family protein, with amino-acid sequence MEEKYPIVIEVKLTAKDLWKFSMYHSYQGLQGLFNIIFSAAAVFLLITTWNSNSTPYRVLLVICALMFTVWQPGILYLKAVRQAKTPMIQNPMTLSFDEEGILVSQGKENLPIAWENVGKVDRGKDMMILYMDRVHAYLLPDSIMGEKKADIRGLMKEKLPPERRKRI; translated from the coding sequence GTGGAAGAGAAATACCCGATTGTAATAGAAGTAAAATTGACGGCAAAAGATCTTTGGAAGTTTTCCATGTATCATTCCTATCAGGGACTGCAGGGACTTTTTAATATTATTTTCAGCGCTGCTGCTGTCTTTCTCCTGATCACTACATGGAACTCTAATTCCACACCATACCGGGTGCTGTTAGTCATCTGCGCCCTGATGTTTACAGTCTGGCAGCCGGGCATACTTTATTTAAAAGCGGTCAGACAGGCAAAGACTCCCATGATCCAGAACCCTATGACACTTTCCTTTGACGAGGAGGGGATCCTGGTTTCCCAGGGAAAGGAAAACCTTCCGATTGCCTGGGAGAATGTGGGGAAAGTGGATCGGGGAAAAGATATGATGATCCTCTATATGGACCGGGTTCACGCTTATTTGCTGCCTGATTCCATTATGGGAGAAAAAAAGGCGGACATCCGTGGACTTATGAAAGAAAAACTGCCTCCTGAAAGGCGAAAGAGGATATAA